The following proteins are encoded in a genomic region of Mycolicibacterium confluentis:
- a CDS encoding ferredoxin--NADP reductase, translating into MEASTTTPHQSTGVADAHGFTPLRVKAVVRETTDAVSLVLDVPEASRDRFSYRAGQFVTVRVTIGGVEHRRCYSMSSAPAVESDLRITVKRDRDGLVSNWINDTMTVGHDLHTSPPEGRFVLTETDRDIVTFAGGSGITPVFSLVHSTLAATTRRARLFYANRSRDSVIFRDALADLTGTHRGRFEVHHHLDDQDGVVSPQRIADFIADGSHPHTDYYVCGPTPFMDTVERVLRDAGVPKANLHLERFTVAAVPPPNPAETAVTEEVTITLGRQTITVPYRAGNTLLQTARLAGLKAPSSCETGSCGTCMAQVTTGSARMNNNDALDDDEVDEGWVVTCQALPTSPKVEVVYE; encoded by the coding sequence ATGGAGGCATCGACAACAACCCCGCACCAATCCACCGGCGTGGCCGACGCGCACGGTTTCACTCCCCTGCGGGTCAAGGCGGTGGTCCGGGAGACCACCGACGCGGTGTCCCTCGTCCTCGACGTTCCCGAAGCCAGCAGGGACCGATTCAGCTACCGGGCGGGCCAATTCGTGACCGTGCGAGTCACGATCGGCGGCGTGGAACATCGCCGCTGCTATTCGATGTCCTCGGCCCCCGCCGTCGAGTCCGACCTGCGGATCACCGTCAAACGCGACCGCGATGGTCTGGTCTCCAACTGGATCAACGACACCATGACCGTCGGCCACGACCTGCACACGTCACCCCCCGAGGGGCGTTTCGTGCTCACCGAGACCGATCGCGACATCGTCACGTTCGCCGGCGGCAGTGGCATCACCCCGGTGTTCTCCCTGGTGCACTCGACGTTGGCGGCCACCACCCGCCGGGCACGACTGTTCTATGCGAACCGCAGTCGCGACTCGGTGATCTTTCGGGACGCGTTGGCAGACCTGACCGGCACCCATCGCGGCCGCTTCGAGGTGCACCATCATCTCGACGACCAGGACGGCGTGGTCTCACCGCAGCGGATCGCCGACTTCATCGCCGACGGCAGCCACCCCCACACCGACTACTACGTCTGCGGCCCCACACCGTTCATGGACACCGTCGAACGAGTGCTGCGCGACGCCGGCGTCCCCAAGGCGAACCTGCACTTGGAGCGCTTCACCGTCGCCGCGGTCCCGCCGCCGAATCCGGCCGAGACCGCCGTCACCGAAGAGGTGACCATCACGCTCGGACGCCAGACCATCACCGTGCCCTACCGCGCGGGAAACACGCTGTTGCAGACCGCTCGCCTGGCCGGACTGAAGGCGCCGTCCTCCTGCGAGACCGGTTCGTGCGGAACATGTATGGCGCAGGTGACGACGGGCAGCGCACGCATGAACAACAACGACGCCCTCGACGACGACGAAGTCGACGAGGGCTGGGTCGTGACGTGTCAGGCGTTGCCGACCAGTCCCAAGGTTGAGGTGGTCTACGAGTGA
- a CDS encoding aromatic ring-hydroxylating oxygenase subunit alpha: protein MATKWPKPAQGSWTEHYPDLGTGPIPFRDSISPEFYALEREAVFKRAWLNISRVEETPEAGSYITRQIEAADASLLLVRDREGRIRAFHNLCRRRGHALVTPDFRATELRSTGDEFECRTCGWRYSLDGTLTALPDADQFSGLDTADYGLLPVQCDVWAGFVFVNMNPKPDQSLREFLGPMVTALEDYPFDRLTERYDWVAHNNSNWKIFADAFQEYYHVPSLHTQQVPPEVRDPNAGFTCGHFQLDGPHRVVSTAGTRRWLLAPEYMYPIERATQSGLVGPWRTPDIGELPAALNPGGIEPWGISNFQIFPNLEILIYGGWYLLYRYWPTSHNTHRFEAFTYFHPARTVRERIEHEVAAVVLKEFALQDAGMLGGTQAALEYDVIDDYPLSDQEILVRHLHKMSVDWVQAYQNSRAGAGV, encoded by the coding sequence ATGGCCACCAAATGGCCCAAGCCGGCGCAAGGTTCCTGGACCGAGCATTACCCTGACCTGGGCACCGGACCAATCCCATTCCGCGACTCCATCTCTCCGGAGTTCTACGCGCTGGAGCGGGAGGCGGTCTTCAAACGGGCCTGGCTCAACATCAGTCGGGTGGAGGAGACACCCGAAGCGGGGAGCTACATCACCAGGCAGATCGAGGCCGCCGACGCGTCGCTGCTGCTGGTCCGCGACCGCGAGGGCCGGATCCGCGCCTTCCACAACCTCTGTCGCAGACGCGGGCACGCCTTGGTGACGCCCGACTTCCGCGCCACCGAACTGCGCAGCACCGGAGACGAATTCGAGTGCCGAACCTGCGGGTGGCGCTACTCGCTCGACGGAACACTGACGGCACTGCCGGACGCCGACCAGTTCTCAGGACTGGACACCGCCGACTACGGACTGCTCCCGGTGCAATGCGACGTCTGGGCCGGATTCGTGTTCGTCAACATGAACCCGAAGCCGGACCAGAGCCTGCGGGAGTTCCTCGGTCCCATGGTCACCGCCCTCGAGGACTATCCGTTCGACCGGCTCACCGAGCGATACGACTGGGTGGCGCACAACAACAGCAACTGGAAGATCTTCGCCGACGCCTTCCAGGAGTACTACCACGTGCCGTCGCTGCACACCCAGCAGGTGCCGCCCGAGGTGCGGGATCCCAACGCGGGGTTCACCTGTGGGCACTTCCAGCTTGACGGTCCGCATCGTGTCGTCTCGACGGCGGGGACTCGGCGCTGGCTGCTCGCGCCCGAGTACATGTATCCGATCGAGCGGGCCACGCAGAGCGGACTGGTGGGCCCCTGGCGGACCCCGGACATCGGTGAACTGCCGGCCGCACTCAACCCCGGCGGCATCGAACCGTGGGGTATCAGCAACTTTCAGATCTTCCCCAATCTGGAGATCCTGATCTACGGCGGGTGGTACCTGCTCTACCGCTACTGGCCGACCTCGCACAACACCCACCGCTTCGAGGCCTTCACCTACTTCCACCCGGCCCGCACCGTGCGGGAACGCATCGAGCATGAGGTGGCCGCGGTGGTCCTCAAGGAGTTCGCCCTTCAGGATGCGGGCATGCTCGGCGGCACGCAGGCCGCCCTGGAGTACGACGTGATCGACGACTACCCGCTCAGCGATCAGGAGATCCTGGTGCGTCATCTGCACAAGATGTCGGTCGACTGGGTACAGGCGTACCAGAACAGCCGCGCAGGGGCGGGGGTGTGA
- a CDS encoding metal-dependent hydrolase family protein: protein MTAAETATTVLRAARWLDVAAGEVRSPAVVVVEGNRITDVNPEAPPPDSATVIDLGDVTLLPGLMDMELNLLIGGPGNPDGLPTPMHGVQDDPAYRTLRGAVNARTTLDAGFTTVRNLGLMVKTGGYLLDVALQRAIDQGWHQGPRIHPAGHAVTPYGGHLDPTVFQRLAPGIMPLSVAEGIANGVPDVTACVRYQIRHGAKLIKVSASGGVMSHSTSPGAQQYSDAEFAAIADEAHRAGVKVAAHAVGDSAIQACIRAGIDCIEHGFLASDETIQMMVDHGTFLVSTTYLTDAMAIDRIAPELRKKANEVFPRAKAMLPKAIAAGVRIACGTDAPAIPHGENAKELCALVERGMTPMQALRAATLTSAELVDVADELGQLAPGFLADVIAVPGDPSVDIAATLDVSFVMKDGTIYKNTVR from the coding sequence GTGACCGCAGCCGAAACCGCGACGACGGTCCTGCGGGCCGCGCGGTGGCTGGACGTCGCCGCCGGTGAGGTCCGCTCCCCCGCGGTCGTGGTCGTCGAGGGCAACAGGATCACCGACGTCAACCCCGAGGCGCCGCCGCCGGACTCGGCGACCGTCATCGACCTGGGCGACGTCACGCTGCTGCCCGGGCTGATGGACATGGAACTCAACCTGCTCATCGGCGGACCGGGTAACCCGGACGGCCTGCCCACCCCGATGCACGGCGTGCAGGACGACCCGGCCTACCGGACGCTGCGCGGCGCGGTCAACGCCCGCACCACGCTCGATGCCGGATTCACCACCGTGCGCAACCTCGGCCTGATGGTGAAGACCGGCGGTTACCTCCTCGATGTCGCGCTGCAGCGCGCCATCGACCAGGGCTGGCATCAGGGGCCGCGCATCCACCCCGCGGGCCACGCCGTCACGCCGTACGGCGGGCACCTGGATCCGACGGTCTTTCAACGGCTGGCGCCGGGAATCATGCCGCTGTCCGTCGCCGAGGGCATCGCCAACGGAGTCCCCGATGTCACCGCCTGCGTGCGCTACCAGATCCGCCACGGCGCCAAGCTGATCAAGGTCTCGGCGTCGGGCGGCGTGATGTCCCACAGCACCTCACCGGGCGCCCAGCAGTACTCCGACGCGGAGTTCGCCGCGATCGCCGACGAGGCCCACCGTGCCGGGGTGAAGGTGGCCGCCCATGCCGTCGGGGACAGCGCGATCCAGGCCTGCATCCGGGCCGGCATCGACTGCATCGAACACGGCTTCCTGGCCAGTGACGAGACGATTCAGATGATGGTCGACCACGGAACCTTCCTGGTGTCGACCACCTATCTCACCGACGCGATGGCGATCGACCGCATCGCACCGGAACTGCGCAAGAAGGCCAACGAGGTCTTCCCGCGGGCAAAGGCCATGCTGCCCAAGGCCATCGCCGCTGGCGTCCGGATCGCGTGCGGCACCGACGCTCCCGCGATCCCGCACGGTGAGAACGCCAAAGAACTGTGTGCCCTCGTCGAGCGCGGCATGACCCCGATGCAGGCACTGCGGGCCGCGACGCTCACCAGCGCCGAACTGGTGGACGTCGCCGACGAACTCGGGCAGTTGGCACCAGGCTTCCTCGCCGACGTCATCGCCGTCCCGGGTGACCCGAGTGTGGACATCGCGGCGACCCTCGACGTCAGCTTCGTGATGAAGGACGGCACGATCTATAAGAACACCGTGCGCTAG
- a CDS encoding SDR family NAD(P)-dependent oxidoreductase gives MTDRVAVVTGGASGMGEATCHELGRRGHRVAVLDVNTEAAQRVTDDLRAAGVTACAVGVDITDRTAVEDAFGKVRSELGPVGILVTSAGKFGYASFAEITEETWAQMLEVNLSGTFRCCQVALPDMIDAGWGRIVMISSSSAQRGTPFAAHYAASKGALLTLTKSLAREYAAHGITVNNIPPSGIETPMQHASQAAGFLPPNETIAANIPVGRLGTGTDIAAAVGFLCSEEAGFITGQTLGVNGGAVM, from the coding sequence GTGACGGACAGGGTGGCCGTGGTGACCGGCGGCGCATCGGGCATGGGCGAGGCGACCTGCCACGAGTTGGGCAGGCGGGGCCACCGCGTCGCGGTCCTGGACGTGAACACCGAAGCCGCACAACGGGTCACCGACGATCTGCGGGCGGCGGGTGTGACGGCCTGCGCGGTGGGCGTCGACATCACCGACCGGACCGCGGTCGAGGACGCCTTCGGCAAGGTCCGCAGTGAACTGGGCCCCGTCGGCATCCTGGTCACCAGTGCGGGCAAATTCGGATATGCGTCCTTCGCCGAGATCACGGAGGAGACCTGGGCGCAGATGCTCGAAGTGAATCTCAGCGGCACCTTCCGGTGCTGCCAGGTGGCCCTGCCCGACATGATCGACGCCGGATGGGGCCGGATCGTGATGATCTCGTCCTCAAGTGCGCAGCGCGGCACCCCCTTTGCGGCACACTATGCCGCCTCCAAGGGCGCGTTGTTGACCCTGACGAAATCCTTGGCCCGCGAGTACGCCGCACACGGCATCACCGTCAACAACATTCCCCCGTCGGGCATCGAGACTCCCATGCAGCACGCGTCGCAGGCCGCGGGGTTCCTGCCGCCCAACGAGACCATCGCCGCCAACATCCCGGTCGGGCGATTGGGCACCGGAACGGACATCGCTGCGGCAGTGGGATTCCTGTGCTCCGAAGAGGCCGGGTTCATCACCGGACAGACCCTCGGCGTCAACGGTGGCGCCGTGATGTAG
- a CDS encoding TauD/TfdA dioxygenase family protein, with protein sequence MSVLTINKLTTSVGAEVAGVDPERLATDDGLGAAVLDALEDNGVLVFHNLNLNPEAQVAFSQRLGSIDRSADGHHPVSGIYPITLDKTKNKAAEYLKATFDWHIDGCTPLHGECPQKATVLSAVEVATRGGETEFANAYAAYDTLDEADKERYGTLRVVHSLEASQRRVYPDPTPEQRRRWSERPTHENPLVWTHRNGRRSLVLGASADYIVGMDLDEGRALLADLLAHATTPDKVYSHRWSIGDTVIWDNQGVLHRAAPYEPNSPRHMLRTTVLGDEPIQ encoded by the coding sequence ATGAGTGTGTTGACGATCAACAAGCTGACCACGTCGGTGGGTGCCGAGGTGGCGGGCGTCGATCCGGAACGCCTCGCCACCGACGACGGCCTCGGCGCGGCCGTGCTGGACGCGCTCGAGGACAACGGTGTGCTGGTGTTTCACAACCTGAACCTGAATCCCGAAGCCCAAGTGGCGTTCTCGCAGCGGCTCGGCAGCATCGACCGCTCCGCGGACGGTCACCACCCGGTATCGGGCATCTACCCCATCACCCTGGACAAGACCAAGAACAAGGCCGCCGAATACCTCAAGGCCACGTTCGACTGGCACATCGACGGCTGCACCCCACTGCATGGCGAGTGCCCGCAGAAGGCCACGGTGCTGTCCGCCGTCGAGGTGGCCACACGGGGCGGCGAAACCGAATTCGCGAACGCCTACGCCGCCTACGACACTCTCGACGAGGCCGACAAGGAGCGTTACGGCACGCTGCGCGTGGTGCATTCGCTTGAGGCCTCGCAGCGACGGGTCTACCCCGACCCCACCCCTGAACAGCGTCGCCGGTGGAGTGAGCGCCCGACCCACGAGAACCCGCTGGTGTGGACGCACCGCAATGGGCGCAGGTCACTGGTGCTGGGCGCGTCGGCGGACTACATCGTCGGCATGGACCTCGACGAGGGCCGGGCACTGCTGGCCGACCTGCTGGCCCACGCCACCACTCCCGACAAGGTGTACAGCCACCGCTGGTCCATCGGCGACACCGTCATCTGGGACAACCAGGGCGTCCTGCACCGCGCGGCCCCGTATGAGCCCAACTCACCTCGCCACATGCTGCGCACCACGGTCCTCGGCGACGAACCCATCCAGTGA
- a CDS encoding type IV toxin-antitoxin system AbiEi family antitoxin, with amino-acid sequence MWQAFIGAESIASGDLTRGKLRWSSRAIHPGIYLPKDAELTLFNRTAAAWLHTGRTGIIAGRAAAALHGAKWTRSDDPIELIAKHGRPRPGIKIRQERIAADEIVEIAGMPVTSPARTAFDLARHLMRNPAVMRLDALAAATGVTRSDAMHLFERYRGARNTRAAQLALALMDAGAQSPKETWLRMVVYDAGLPKPRTQIRVSDGMFSAFIDLGWDEPKVGLDYEGAHHFSDRGQIVHDIGRYEMIDRQGWLDLRVVAEHRPRFIESRIRDAFAARNYTPSSTSWW; translated from the coding sequence ATGTGGCAGGCATTTATCGGCGCCGAATCGATCGCCAGCGGGGACCTGACCAGGGGAAAGCTGCGCTGGTCGTCCCGCGCGATCCATCCGGGTATCTACCTGCCCAAGGACGCAGAGCTGACATTGTTCAACCGGACGGCCGCCGCCTGGCTGCACACCGGAAGAACCGGGATCATTGCCGGCCGGGCTGCGGCGGCCCTGCATGGTGCCAAGTGGACCCGAAGCGACGATCCGATCGAACTGATCGCCAAACACGGCCGCCCACGACCGGGCATCAAGATTCGTCAGGAGCGGATCGCGGCAGATGAAATAGTGGAGATCGCCGGAATGCCCGTCACCTCGCCGGCTCGGACCGCATTCGACCTCGCCCGCCACCTGATGCGCAACCCCGCGGTGATGAGACTCGACGCACTGGCCGCAGCCACCGGGGTCACCCGCTCCGATGCGATGCACCTTTTCGAGCGGTATCGCGGCGCCAGGAACACCCGTGCGGCACAACTGGCGCTGGCCCTGATGGACGCTGGCGCACAGTCGCCGAAGGAGACGTGGCTTCGAATGGTGGTCTACGACGCTGGACTGCCGAAACCGCGAACTCAGATCAGGGTGAGCGACGGCATGTTCAGCGCGTTCATCGACCTCGGCTGGGACGAACCGAAGGTCGGATTGGATTACGAAGGCGCCCACCACTTCAGTGATCGAGGACAGATCGTTCACGACATCGGCCGCTACGAGATGATCGATCGCCAGGGCTGGCTGGACCTGCGGGTGGTGGCCGAACATCGCCCGCGCTTCATCGAGAGCCGGATCAGAGATGCCTTCGCTGCGCGCAATTACACGCCCAGTTCGACATCATGGTGGTGA
- the sepX gene encoding divisome protein SepX/GlpR: protein MPSIPQSLLWISLVVLWLFVLVPMLVNKRDAVKRTSDVALATRVLNTGSRAARLIKRRGPAAGHASDPHWQREGNLDEDPDDYDDDATGPVVVTGKPRIRSVAVVTSLAEEDGPDYLDVDIVDEDSGALPVGRVVSGLKEPKQAPREDELPLEFATAETEFEPIAEPAPEPEPAPEAEVAEAPEPELESESEPEVSAEADEDDTLEDDYEYEYVEDTSGLEAEAESAADDEPRAVPLSRDRRYHQSKTAAAVEARKYRFRKNVLLVMAIALVASAVAAFLLTSAMWWVCGAVATVTVLYLAYLRRQTRIEERLRRRRMQRMARSRLGVENTQDRDLDVVPARLRRPGAAVLEIDDEDPEFEHLEYVPFARGFDLPRASGQ from the coding sequence ATGCCGAGCATCCCCCAATCTCTGCTGTGGATTTCACTCGTGGTGCTCTGGCTGTTTGTGCTGGTGCCCATGCTGGTGAACAAGCGCGACGCCGTGAAGCGCACCAGCGACGTGGCTCTGGCCACGCGTGTGCTCAACACCGGCAGTCGTGCTGCCCGCCTGATCAAGCGGAGGGGACCAGCGGCTGGCCATGCCAGCGATCCCCACTGGCAGCGGGAAGGCAACCTCGACGAGGATCCGGACGACTACGACGACGACGCCACCGGTCCCGTCGTGGTGACCGGCAAGCCCCGCATCCGGTCGGTCGCCGTGGTGACCTCGCTCGCCGAAGAGGATGGGCCTGACTACCTCGACGTGGACATCGTCGACGAGGATTCCGGCGCACTGCCCGTGGGACGGGTGGTCTCCGGGTTGAAGGAGCCGAAGCAGGCGCCGCGGGAGGACGAGCTGCCGCTCGAATTCGCCACTGCCGAAACGGAATTCGAACCCATCGCCGAGCCCGCACCCGAACCCGAGCCCGCACCTGAGGCCGAAGTGGCCGAGGCGCCGGAGCCCGAACTGGAGTCTGAGTCCGAGCCCGAGGTGTCCGCTGAAGCGGACGAGGACGACACGCTCGAGGACGACTACGAGTACGAGTACGTCGAGGACACGTCCGGCCTGGAGGCCGAAGCCGAGTCCGCCGCGGACGACGAGCCTCGTGCCGTGCCGTTGTCCCGCGACCGCCGATACCACCAGTCGAAGACCGCTGCCGCGGTCGAGGCCCGCAAGTACCGCTTCCGCAAGAACGTCCTGCTGGTCATGGCCATTGCTTTGGTGGCCTCCGCCGTCGCGGCGTTCCTCCTGACCTCCGCCATGTGGTGGGTGTGTGGTGCCGTGGCGACGGTGACGGTGCTCTATCTGGCGTACCTGCGGCGGCAGACGCGGATCGAGGAGCGCCTGCGGCGGCGTCGGATGCAGCGGATGGCGCGGTCCAGGCTCGGTGTGGAGAACACGCAGGACCGCGATCTGGATGTGGTGCCGGCTCGCCTGCGTCGACCGGGCGCTGCCGTGCTTGAGATCGACGACGAGGATCCGGAATTCGAACACCTCGAGTACGTGCCGTTCGCGCGGGGGTTTGATCTGCCGCGCGCGTCGGGGCAGTGA
- a CDS encoding MarR family winged helix-turn-helix transcriptional regulator, which produces MELTDNTLWWLKQAFYFSLTEVNEAVKEHGVSTAQIGVLRQLANQPGLSGAELARRLLITPQGVQLALTALEKRGLVERKQDPQHGRILQVFLTDEGRAVASSVFADAVAAHDRVFGVLSSEEQEQLRDLLRRVIEQGTGHTPHSDHIDT; this is translated from the coding sequence ATGGAACTCACCGACAACACCCTGTGGTGGCTCAAGCAGGCGTTCTACTTCTCCCTCACCGAGGTCAACGAGGCCGTCAAAGAGCACGGCGTCAGCACCGCCCAGATCGGCGTCCTGCGCCAGTTGGCCAACCAACCCGGCCTCTCCGGAGCCGAGTTGGCCCGCCGCCTGCTGATCACCCCGCAGGGCGTGCAACTCGCACTCACGGCCCTGGAGAAGCGCGGCCTGGTCGAGCGCAAACAGGATCCCCAGCACGGGCGCATCCTTCAGGTCTTCCTGACCGACGAGGGCCGGGCGGTGGCTTCCTCGGTGTTCGCGGATGCCGTCGCCGCCCACGATCGGGTGTTCGGCGTGCTCAGCAGTGAGGAGCAGGAGCAGTTGCGTGACCTTCTGCGGCGAGTGATCGAACAGGGCACCGGGCACACCCCGCATTCCGACCACATCGACACCTAG